In one Solanum dulcamara chromosome 1, daSolDulc1.2, whole genome shotgun sequence genomic region, the following are encoded:
- the LOC129897786 gene encoding mechanosensitive ion channel protein 2, chloroplastic-like isoform X2, whose product MAAFGSLQLSHYLGTCKNHERLKKYSPIQNTLGRSRWHSCCTNLSSFSSRQDSWSIHHLRGLQVKKHVLPYRSNLFKCNSFLKPDQAFDISVKNAAIILKRSYNSLQGSPHLLKLLPAIGILGFAVWGLAPLLHRSRNVLLHSDNSWGKSGTYHVMTFYLQPLLLWTGAMLVCRALDPMVLPTEASQIVKQRLLNFVKSLSTVLASAYCLSSVIQQAQKFFMETSDANDARNMGFQFAGRAIYTAVWVAAASLFMELLGFSTQRWLTAGGLGTVLLTLAGREIFTNFLSSIMIHATRPFVLNEWIQTKIEGYEVSGTVEHVGWWSPTIIRGEDREAIHIPNHKFTVNVVRNLTQKTHWRIKTHLAISHLDVSKINNIVADMRKVLAKNPQVEQQRLHRRVFLENVNPENQALLILISCFVKTSHFEEYLCVKEAILLDLLRVIRHHRARLATPIRTVQKIYSDADLDNMPYDSAFNRGAASTRPLLLIEPSYKVNGEDRTKGRPIRVNGEEDTKEKATMKPAPDSKVETKSGAASDPKIKETIPASVNGKDVLISDLKLDPKVDKMAYAESKDDIRTPSDPKRSKATVKNTSKPVSKAESKSTEVGTSDSKYLPENISSSKQVNKVSQGSGRATNVVDNSATSPSDVREKTGNVPSTSQSKREDEKPQVTQPSVPSKPALEENIVLGVALEGSKRTLPIEEELSPPPNPAESKEMATSRSSSNASTVAEKDKQDGQHSNRPNSTAPDQSGKRPSTDK is encoded by the exons AACACACTTGGAAGGAGCAGGTGGCATTCTTGTTGCACGAATCTGTCATCTTTTTCATCG CGGCAGGACTCTTGGAGTATCCATCACTTAAGAGGATTGCAAGTGAAGAAACATGTGCTTCCATATAGAAGCAATTTGTTCAAGTGTAATTCTTTCCTAAAACCTGACCAAGCTTTTGACATTTCTGTAAAGAATGCTGCTATTATACTGAAAAG ATCATACAATAGCTTACAAGGCAGCCCACATCTGCTTAAGTTGCTTCCGGCAATTGGAATCCTTGGTTTTGCAGTTTGGGGTCTTGCACCACTACTGCATCGAAGTAGAAATGTACTCCTTCAT AGCGATAACAGCTGGGGAAAGAGTGGTACGTATCATGTAATGACCTTTTATCTTCAACCTTTGCTATTGTGGACTGGGGCAATGCTTGTCTGCAG AGCATTAGACCCCATGGTGCTACCAACAGAAGCTAGTCAAATTGTTAAACAACgacttttgaattttgtaaaATCATTGTCTACCGTGCTAGCCTCTGCATATTGTTTGTCCAG TGTTATTCAACAAGCACAGAAGTTTTTCATGGAGACAAGTGATGCAAATGATGCTAGAAAT ATGGGTTTCCAGTTTGCTGGTAGAGCTATTTATACTGCAGTATGGGTTGCAGCTGCGTCATTATTCATGGAATTGCTAGGTTTCTCTACACAGAGATGGCTAACTGCGGGAGGACTTGGGACAGTCTTGCTGACACTTGCTGGACGTGAG ATATTCACAAATTTTCTTTCAAGTATCATGATCCATGCCACGCGTCCATTTGTCCTTAATGAATGGATTCAAACCAAGATTGAAGGCTATGAAGTTTCTGGCACAGTTGAG CATGTGGGTTGGTGGTCCCCCACAATCATAAGAGGTGAGGATCGAGAGGCCATTCACATTCCAAACCACAAGTTTACAGTTAATGTTGTCCGAAATCTGACTCAGAAAACTCATTGGCGTATTAAAACTCACTTAGCCATCAGTCATTTGGATGTCAGTAAGATAAAT AATATTGTAGCTGACATGCGCAAAGTTTTGGCAAAGAATCCCCAAGTTGAGCAACAGAGGTTACATAGAAGGGTATTCCTGGAGAATGTCAACCCTGAAAATCAAGCCCTGTTG ATCTTAATATCCTGCTTTGTCAAGACATCACACTTCGAAGAATACTTGTGTGTCAAG GAAGCAATTTTGTTAGATCTTCTCAGAGTCATTCGACATCACCGAGCTCGGCTTGCCACTCCCATCCGTACGGTTCAGAAAATATATAGTGATGCTGACTTGGACAACATGCCATATGATTCTGCCTTCAATCGTGGAGCAGCATCAACTCGTCCATTGCTACTGATTGAGCCATCTTATAAGGTCAATGGGGAAGATCGCACAAAAGGTCGACCAATTCGTGTGAATGGTGAAGAAGACACCAAGGAAAAGGCTACCATGAAACCGGCACCTGACAGCAAGGTTGAAACCAAGAGCGGAGCTGCATCTGATCCTAAAATCAAAGAAACAATTCCAGCTAGCGTTAATGGTAAGGATGTGCTAATTTCTGACTTGAAACTTGATCCCAAAGTTGACAAAATGGCATATGCTGAATCCAAAGATGACATTAGAACACCGTCGGATCCAAAACGGAGTAAGGCAACAGTGAAAAACACTTCAAAACCTGTCTCAAAGGCTGAGTCAAAGTCTACAGAAGTTGGTACTTCTGATTCCAAATATCTTCCAGAGAACATTTCTAGCAGCAAGCAAGTTAATAAGGTTAGCCAGGGAAGTGGTCGCGCGACCAATGTAGTTGATAATTCCGCAACTTCTCCATCAGATGTTAGAGAGAAAACAGGCAATGTCCCATCTACTTCACAATCTAAAAGAGAGGATGAAAAACCACAAGTCACACAACCATCTGTGCCATCGAAACCTGCATTGGAAGAGAACATTGTTCTTGGTGTTGCTCTTGAGGGTTCAAAAAGAACCCTTCCAATTGAAGAAGAGCTGTCTCCACCACCAAATCCAGCAGAATCCAAGGAAATGGCTACTAGCCGTAGTAGTAGTAATGCTTCTACCGTTGCAGAGAAAGATAAACAAGATGGACAACATTCAAACCGACCTAATTCTACAGCTCCGGATCAGTCGGGTAAAAGGCCCTCAACCGACAAATGA
- the LOC129897786 gene encoding mechanosensitive ion channel protein 2, chloroplastic-like isoform X1 has translation MAAFGSLQLSHYLGTCKNHERLKKYSPIQNTLGRSRWHSCCTNLSSFSSRQDSWSIHHLRGLQVKKHVLPYRSNLFKCNSFLKPDQAFDISVKNAAIILKRSYNSLQGSPHLLKLLPAIGILGFAVWGLAPLLHRSRNVLLHKSDNSWGKSGTYHVMTFYLQPLLLWTGAMLVCRALDPMVLPTEASQIVKQRLLNFVKSLSTVLASAYCLSSVIQQAQKFFMETSDANDARNMGFQFAGRAIYTAVWVAAASLFMELLGFSTQRWLTAGGLGTVLLTLAGREIFTNFLSSIMIHATRPFVLNEWIQTKIEGYEVSGTVEHVGWWSPTIIRGEDREAIHIPNHKFTVNVVRNLTQKTHWRIKTHLAISHLDVSKINNIVADMRKVLAKNPQVEQQRLHRRVFLENVNPENQALLILISCFVKTSHFEEYLCVKEAILLDLLRVIRHHRARLATPIRTVQKIYSDADLDNMPYDSAFNRGAASTRPLLLIEPSYKVNGEDRTKGRPIRVNGEEDTKEKATMKPAPDSKVETKSGAASDPKIKETIPASVNGKDVLISDLKLDPKVDKMAYAESKDDIRTPSDPKRSKATVKNTSKPVSKAESKSTEVGTSDSKYLPENISSSKQVNKVSQGSGRATNVVDNSATSPSDVREKTGNVPSTSQSKREDEKPQVTQPSVPSKPALEENIVLGVALEGSKRTLPIEEELSPPPNPAESKEMATSRSSSNASTVAEKDKQDGQHSNRPNSTAPDQSGKRPSTDK, from the exons AACACACTTGGAAGGAGCAGGTGGCATTCTTGTTGCACGAATCTGTCATCTTTTTCATCG CGGCAGGACTCTTGGAGTATCCATCACTTAAGAGGATTGCAAGTGAAGAAACATGTGCTTCCATATAGAAGCAATTTGTTCAAGTGTAATTCTTTCCTAAAACCTGACCAAGCTTTTGACATTTCTGTAAAGAATGCTGCTATTATACTGAAAAG ATCATACAATAGCTTACAAGGCAGCCCACATCTGCTTAAGTTGCTTCCGGCAATTGGAATCCTTGGTTTTGCAGTTTGGGGTCTTGCACCACTACTGCATCGAAGTAGAAATGTACTCCTTCAT AAGAGCGATAACAGCTGGGGAAAGAGTGGTACGTATCATGTAATGACCTTTTATCTTCAACCTTTGCTATTGTGGACTGGGGCAATGCTTGTCTGCAG AGCATTAGACCCCATGGTGCTACCAACAGAAGCTAGTCAAATTGTTAAACAACgacttttgaattttgtaaaATCATTGTCTACCGTGCTAGCCTCTGCATATTGTTTGTCCAG TGTTATTCAACAAGCACAGAAGTTTTTCATGGAGACAAGTGATGCAAATGATGCTAGAAAT ATGGGTTTCCAGTTTGCTGGTAGAGCTATTTATACTGCAGTATGGGTTGCAGCTGCGTCATTATTCATGGAATTGCTAGGTTTCTCTACACAGAGATGGCTAACTGCGGGAGGACTTGGGACAGTCTTGCTGACACTTGCTGGACGTGAG ATATTCACAAATTTTCTTTCAAGTATCATGATCCATGCCACGCGTCCATTTGTCCTTAATGAATGGATTCAAACCAAGATTGAAGGCTATGAAGTTTCTGGCACAGTTGAG CATGTGGGTTGGTGGTCCCCCACAATCATAAGAGGTGAGGATCGAGAGGCCATTCACATTCCAAACCACAAGTTTACAGTTAATGTTGTCCGAAATCTGACTCAGAAAACTCATTGGCGTATTAAAACTCACTTAGCCATCAGTCATTTGGATGTCAGTAAGATAAAT AATATTGTAGCTGACATGCGCAAAGTTTTGGCAAAGAATCCCCAAGTTGAGCAACAGAGGTTACATAGAAGGGTATTCCTGGAGAATGTCAACCCTGAAAATCAAGCCCTGTTG ATCTTAATATCCTGCTTTGTCAAGACATCACACTTCGAAGAATACTTGTGTGTCAAG GAAGCAATTTTGTTAGATCTTCTCAGAGTCATTCGACATCACCGAGCTCGGCTTGCCACTCCCATCCGTACGGTTCAGAAAATATATAGTGATGCTGACTTGGACAACATGCCATATGATTCTGCCTTCAATCGTGGAGCAGCATCAACTCGTCCATTGCTACTGATTGAGCCATCTTATAAGGTCAATGGGGAAGATCGCACAAAAGGTCGACCAATTCGTGTGAATGGTGAAGAAGACACCAAGGAAAAGGCTACCATGAAACCGGCACCTGACAGCAAGGTTGAAACCAAGAGCGGAGCTGCATCTGATCCTAAAATCAAAGAAACAATTCCAGCTAGCGTTAATGGTAAGGATGTGCTAATTTCTGACTTGAAACTTGATCCCAAAGTTGACAAAATGGCATATGCTGAATCCAAAGATGACATTAGAACACCGTCGGATCCAAAACGGAGTAAGGCAACAGTGAAAAACACTTCAAAACCTGTCTCAAAGGCTGAGTCAAAGTCTACAGAAGTTGGTACTTCTGATTCCAAATATCTTCCAGAGAACATTTCTAGCAGCAAGCAAGTTAATAAGGTTAGCCAGGGAAGTGGTCGCGCGACCAATGTAGTTGATAATTCCGCAACTTCTCCATCAGATGTTAGAGAGAAAACAGGCAATGTCCCATCTACTTCACAATCTAAAAGAGAGGATGAAAAACCACAAGTCACACAACCATCTGTGCCATCGAAACCTGCATTGGAAGAGAACATTGTTCTTGGTGTTGCTCTTGAGGGTTCAAAAAGAACCCTTCCAATTGAAGAAGAGCTGTCTCCACCACCAAATCCAGCAGAATCCAAGGAAATGGCTACTAGCCGTAGTAGTAGTAATGCTTCTACCGTTGCAGAGAAAGATAAACAAGATGGACAACATTCAAACCGACCTAATTCTACAGCTCCGGATCAGTCGGGTAAAAGGCCCTCAACCGACAAATGA
- the LOC129897812 gene encoding O-fucosyltransferase 39-like isoform X1: MSRNHRRGGGGGGGAMAGPFVVLLTIFFTTLSHASPTILSDLNAPKFRHSCLAKSALQRQISNEELSELWTPLAHQGWKPCTESDAASTVPEKSAGYVQVFLDGGLNQQRMGICDAVVVAKILNATLVIPQLEVNPVWQDSSSFEDIFDVDHFINALKDDVAIVKELPDEFSWSTREYYGIAIRPTRIKTAPVHASANWYLENVSPVLQSYGIAAIAPFSHRLTFDNMPKYLQHLRCKVNFQALAFVPHIRHLGDALIHRLRYPPSEDNMVSNNYLREVTDHKPKKGAGKFAVLHLRFDKDMAAHSACDFGGGKAENLALAKYRQVIWGGRVINSQFTDEELRSQGRCPLTPEEVGLLLAALGFDNSTRLYLASHKVYGGERRISALRSLFPLMADKKSLASSEERALIKGKASLLAAVDYYVGMHSDIFVSASPGNMHNAMVGHRTYNNMKTIRPNMALLGQLFLNKTLNWPEFQESVVEGHQNRQGQIRLRKSKQSLYTYPAPDCMCQA; the protein is encoded by the exons ATGAGTAGAAATCatagaagaggaggaggaggaggagggggTGCCATGGCTGGTCCTTTTGTGGTTCTTTTGACTATTTTCTTTACTACTCTTAGCCATGCCTCACCCACCATTCTCTCG GATTTGAATGCTCCAAAATTCAGGCACTCATGTCTTGCGAAGAGTGCTTTACAACGCCAAATT TCCAATGAAGAATTGTCAGAGCTTTGGACACCTTTGGCACACCAAGGATGGAAACCTTGTACTGAATCTGATGCCGCCTCCA CAGTGCCTGAAAAATCTGCGGGATACGTTCAAGTGTTCCTTGACGGAGGACTAAATCAACAGAGAATGGGG ATCTGTGATGCAGTTGTCGTTGCAAAAATTCTGAATGCCACACTTGTGATCCCTCAGTTGGAAGTAAATCCTGTTTGGCAAGATTCAAG CTCATTCGAGGATATCTTTGATGTGGATCACTTCATCAATGCATTGAAAGACGACGTAGCTATAGTGAAAGAGTTGCCTGATGAATTCTCTTGGAGCACACGAGAATATTATGGTATAGCTATTCGACCTACAAGAATCAAGACTGCCCCAGTTCATGCTTCAGCAAATTGGTATTTAGAGAATGTGTCACCTGTACTGCAGAG TTATGGAATTGCTGCCATAGCGCCATTTTCTCATCGTCTGACGTTTGACAACATGCCTAAGTACCTCCAACACCTACGATGTAAAGTCAACTTTCAAGCATTGGCCTTTGTTCCTCACATCAGACATCTCGGTGACGCCCTTATCCATCGCCTGAGGTATCCTCCTAGTGAAGACAACATGGTTAGTAACAACTACCTTAGAGAAGTTACTGATCATAAGCCCAAAAAAGGAGCTGGCAAGTTTGCTGTTCTTCACCTTCGCTTTGACAAG GATATGGCTGCTCATTCAGCCTGTGATTTTGGTGGTGGTAAGGCTGAAAATCTGGCTCTAGCAAAATACAGGCAAGTAATTTGGGGAGGAAGGGTCATCAACTCTCAATTTACTGATGAAGAATTAAGGAGTCAAGGACGTTGCCCATTGaccccagaagaagttggatTGCTGCTGGCAGCTTTGGGATTTGACAACAGCACTCGCCTATATCTTGCCTCCCATAAG GTTTATGGTGGGGAACGCCGGATTTCGGCCTTGAGAAGTTTGTTTCCCCTGATGGCAGATAAAAAGAGCCTTGCATCTTCCGAGGAAAGAGCACTTATCAAAGGAAAGGCTTCATTATTGGCTGCAGTTGATTATTATGTTGGCATGCACAGTGATATTTTCGTTTCCGCCTCGCCCGGAAATATGCACAATGCAATG GTGGGACACAGAACATACAACAATATGAAGACAATAAGGCCAAACATGGCACTATTAGGCCAGCTTTTCTTGAACAAGACACTAAATTGGCCTGAATTTCAAGAATCAGTAGTTGAAGGGCACCAGAACAGACAAGGCCAAATCAGACTCCGCAAATCCAAGCAATCCCTCTATACATATCCTGCTCCTGATTGTATGTGCCAAGCTTGA
- the LOC129897812 gene encoding O-fucosyltransferase 39-like isoform X2 — protein sequence MSRNHRRGGGGGGGAMAGPFVVLLTIFFTTLSHASPTILSDLNAPKFRHSCLAKSALQRQISNEELSELWTPLAHQGWKPCTESDAASMPEKSAGYVQVFLDGGLNQQRMGICDAVVVAKILNATLVIPQLEVNPVWQDSSSFEDIFDVDHFINALKDDVAIVKELPDEFSWSTREYYGIAIRPTRIKTAPVHASANWYLENVSPVLQSYGIAAIAPFSHRLTFDNMPKYLQHLRCKVNFQALAFVPHIRHLGDALIHRLRYPPSEDNMVSNNYLREVTDHKPKKGAGKFAVLHLRFDKDMAAHSACDFGGGKAENLALAKYRQVIWGGRVINSQFTDEELRSQGRCPLTPEEVGLLLAALGFDNSTRLYLASHKVYGGERRISALRSLFPLMADKKSLASSEERALIKGKASLLAAVDYYVGMHSDIFVSASPGNMHNAMVGHRTYNNMKTIRPNMALLGQLFLNKTLNWPEFQESVVEGHQNRQGQIRLRKSKQSLYTYPAPDCMCQA from the exons ATGAGTAGAAATCatagaagaggaggaggaggaggagggggTGCCATGGCTGGTCCTTTTGTGGTTCTTTTGACTATTTTCTTTACTACTCTTAGCCATGCCTCACCCACCATTCTCTCG GATTTGAATGCTCCAAAATTCAGGCACTCATGTCTTGCGAAGAGTGCTTTACAACGCCAAATT TCCAATGAAGAATTGTCAGAGCTTTGGACACCTTTGGCACACCAAGGATGGAAACCTTGTACTGAATCTGATGCCGCCTCCA TGCCTGAAAAATCTGCGGGATACGTTCAAGTGTTCCTTGACGGAGGACTAAATCAACAGAGAATGGGG ATCTGTGATGCAGTTGTCGTTGCAAAAATTCTGAATGCCACACTTGTGATCCCTCAGTTGGAAGTAAATCCTGTTTGGCAAGATTCAAG CTCATTCGAGGATATCTTTGATGTGGATCACTTCATCAATGCATTGAAAGACGACGTAGCTATAGTGAAAGAGTTGCCTGATGAATTCTCTTGGAGCACACGAGAATATTATGGTATAGCTATTCGACCTACAAGAATCAAGACTGCCCCAGTTCATGCTTCAGCAAATTGGTATTTAGAGAATGTGTCACCTGTACTGCAGAG TTATGGAATTGCTGCCATAGCGCCATTTTCTCATCGTCTGACGTTTGACAACATGCCTAAGTACCTCCAACACCTACGATGTAAAGTCAACTTTCAAGCATTGGCCTTTGTTCCTCACATCAGACATCTCGGTGACGCCCTTATCCATCGCCTGAGGTATCCTCCTAGTGAAGACAACATGGTTAGTAACAACTACCTTAGAGAAGTTACTGATCATAAGCCCAAAAAAGGAGCTGGCAAGTTTGCTGTTCTTCACCTTCGCTTTGACAAG GATATGGCTGCTCATTCAGCCTGTGATTTTGGTGGTGGTAAGGCTGAAAATCTGGCTCTAGCAAAATACAGGCAAGTAATTTGGGGAGGAAGGGTCATCAACTCTCAATTTACTGATGAAGAATTAAGGAGTCAAGGACGTTGCCCATTGaccccagaagaagttggatTGCTGCTGGCAGCTTTGGGATTTGACAACAGCACTCGCCTATATCTTGCCTCCCATAAG GTTTATGGTGGGGAACGCCGGATTTCGGCCTTGAGAAGTTTGTTTCCCCTGATGGCAGATAAAAAGAGCCTTGCATCTTCCGAGGAAAGAGCACTTATCAAAGGAAAGGCTTCATTATTGGCTGCAGTTGATTATTATGTTGGCATGCACAGTGATATTTTCGTTTCCGCCTCGCCCGGAAATATGCACAATGCAATG GTGGGACACAGAACATACAACAATATGAAGACAATAAGGCCAAACATGGCACTATTAGGCCAGCTTTTCTTGAACAAGACACTAAATTGGCCTGAATTTCAAGAATCAGTAGTTGAAGGGCACCAGAACAGACAAGGCCAAATCAGACTCCGCAAATCCAAGCAATCCCTCTATACATATCCTGCTCCTGATTGTATGTGCCAAGCTTGA